One Oscillatoria salina IIICB1 genomic window carries:
- a CDS encoding VOC family protein, translated as MNFPYQDVFVTLAAVDLEIMVEFYRQLLNQDPQAYFPQIYAEFQLKGLRLGIFRPKVSHQSEFADSTASGMSLCFEVENLEAAIAYFHFLGFPPAREITTASHGREIYAYDPAGNRLILHQSH; from the coding sequence ATGAATTTTCCCTATCAGGATGTATTTGTAACTTTGGCGGCGGTAGATTTAGAAATCATGGTTGAATTTTATCGCCAATTGCTTAATCAAGATCCGCAAGCTTATTTTCCCCAAATATATGCAGAATTCCAGCTAAAAGGGTTGCGTTTGGGAATTTTTCGCCCCAAGGTTAGCCATCAAAGTGAATTTGCTGACTCCACAGCCAGTGGGATGAGTTTGTGTTTTGAGGTGGAAAACTTAGAAGCGGCGATCGCTTATTTTCACTTCCTTGGATTTCCTCCTGCTAGAGAAATTACCACCGCTTCCCACGGTAGAGAAATTTATGCTTACGATCCCGCAGGCAACCGCTTAATTTTACATCAATCTCATTAA